From a region of the Thalassospira sp. TSL5-1 genome:
- a CDS encoding SDR family oxidoreductase yields MSLELFSLAGKTALITGSSRGLGRAFAEGLAAAGASVILNGTNAERLKTAQDEMSAAGMKVKTSLFDVTDEAAIKAAFDTFDQTGTEIDILINNAGIQFRKPMLELETADWQRVIDTNLTSAFMIGREAAKRMVKRGHGKIVNIGSLTSELARATVAPYTVAKGGIKMLTKAMAAEWAEQGLQANAIGPGYMLTDMNEALTSDPKFDAWVKGRTPARRWGKPEELIGTAIYLCSDASNYVNGQIIYADGGMISVL; encoded by the coding sequence ATGTCTCTTGAACTGTTCTCGCTCGCCGGAAAAACGGCCCTGATCACCGGGTCATCCCGTGGTCTTGGGCGCGCCTTTGCCGAAGGGCTGGCCGCTGCTGGTGCATCCGTCATTCTGAACGGCACCAATGCCGAGCGCCTTAAAACCGCACAGGATGAAATGTCGGCTGCCGGGATGAAGGTAAAAACATCTCTGTTTGATGTCACCGATGAAGCCGCCATCAAGGCCGCCTTTGACACATTTGACCAGACCGGGACCGAAATTGACATCCTGATCAACAATGCCGGCATCCAGTTTCGCAAACCGATGCTGGAACTTGAAACCGCCGACTGGCAACGGGTGATCGACACAAACCTGACATCGGCCTTCATGATCGGCCGTGAAGCCGCCAAGCGCATGGTCAAACGCGGTCATGGCAAAATCGTCAATATCGGATCACTGACCAGCGAACTGGCCCGCGCCACCGTTGCGCCTTACACCGTTGCCAAGGGCGGCATTAAAATGCTGACCAAGGCAATGGCCGCCGAATGGGCCGAACAGGGCCTTCAGGCCAATGCCATCGGCCCGGGTTACATGCTGACCGATATGAACGAAGCCCTGACATCGGACCCGAAATTTGACGCCTGGGTCAAGGGACGCACACCGGCACGCCGCTGGGGCAAACCGGAAGAACTGATCGGCACCGCCATCTATCTGTGTTCCGATGCGTCAAATTATGTCAACGGCCAGATCATCTATGCCGATGGCGGCATGATCTCGGTTTTGTAA
- a CDS encoding mandelate racemase/muconate lactonizing enzyme family protein, whose amino-acid sequence MKITSIKTYRVAEFANVLWVHVETDAGITGLGETFYGAGAVEAHIHETLAGRLIGQNPLHIEALHKEMVNLPMAQSSTGAEYRAASAIDIALWDIFGKVCGLPVHQMLGGQCWDKIRIYNTCAGYRYVRTNNIKPVSNWNLGDAEGPYEDLDGFMNRPAELAENLLESGITAMKIWPFDPMAAETRGQYITAEQMKKAVRPFEEIRKAVGDKMEIMVEFHSQWNLPTAKKIARTLEQFNPTWYEDPIRMNSPQALAEFAASTDVWTCASETLGSRWPYKDMLDRDATHVVMVDLCWTGGLTEGKKIAALAETWHRPFAPHDCIGPVGFAAAIHMSFSQPNTLIQESVRAFYKGWYTELVTEVPKIENGYVYPMEGPGLGLELQKSFFERRDLSVRESKA is encoded by the coding sequence ATGAAAATTACATCCATCAAAACCTACCGCGTGGCCGAATTTGCCAACGTTCTTTGGGTCCATGTCGAAACCGATGCCGGAATTACAGGACTTGGGGAAACATTTTATGGGGCCGGTGCGGTTGAAGCCCACATCCACGAAACCCTGGCCGGGCGCCTGATCGGGCAAAATCCGCTGCATATCGAAGCCCTGCACAAGGAAATGGTCAATCTGCCAATGGCGCAGTCCTCCACCGGGGCGGAATATCGCGCGGCATCGGCCATCGACATTGCCCTGTGGGACATCTTTGGCAAGGTGTGCGGCCTGCCGGTTCATCAAATGCTGGGCGGCCAGTGCTGGGATAAAATCCGGATTTACAATACCTGTGCCGGGTATCGTTATGTGCGCACCAACAATATCAAGCCGGTATCAAACTGGAATTTGGGTGATGCCGAAGGCCCCTACGAGGACCTGGATGGCTTTATGAACCGCCCGGCGGAACTGGCCGAAAACCTGCTGGAATCCGGTATTACGGCCATGAAAATCTGGCCGTTTGACCCGATGGCAGCCGAAACACGCGGCCAATACATCACCGCCGAACAAATGAAAAAGGCGGTCCGCCCGTTCGAGGAAATCCGCAAGGCTGTTGGCGATAAAATGGAAATCATGGTGGAATTCCATTCACAATGGAACCTGCCGACCGCCAAGAAAATCGCCCGTACCCTCGAACAGTTCAATCCCACCTGGTACGAAGACCCGATCCGCATGAATTCGCCCCAGGCGCTGGCGGAATTTGCAGCTTCCACCGACGTTTGGACCTGTGCCAGCGAAACGCTGGGGTCACGCTGGCCTTACAAGGACATGCTTGACCGTGATGCCACCCATGTGGTCATGGTCGATTTGTGCTGGACCGGCGGTTTGACCGAAGGCAAGAAAATTGCCGCCCTTGCCGAAACCTGGCATCGGCCCTTTGCCCCGCATGACTGCATCGGCCCTGTCGGCTTTGCGGCCGCCATTCATATGTCTTTCAGCCAGCCCAACACCCTGATCCAGGAAAGTGTCCGGGCCTTTTATAAAGGCTGGTACACCGAACTTGTCACCGAAGTCCCCAAAATCGAAAATGGCTATGTTTATCCGATGGAAGGACCAGGCCTTGGCCTTGAACTGCAAAAATCCTTCTTTGAACGCCGCGACCTGAGCGTGCGCGAAAGCAAAGCCTGA
- a CDS encoding TRAP transporter large permease subunit, with the protein MSIELVSIILVGGVFLLMAIGVPLSFAAGSLAVLVSYFKFGPNVIALAHKTIYGLATEYSLLSVPLFILMATLLERSSLAQDLYDALFKIFGHLKGGVATVTLIISVFMAAISGIIGGEIVLLGLIALPQMMRLQYDRKLSIGIICAGGSLGTMVPPSIVLIIYGLTADVSVQKLFLASFIPGFALASAYFAYIFIRCTLNPNLTPKPAEKTAPFSRRDFLRGILPLFALIMIVFGCIYGGITSITEAAGIAVGMTLVIITLRGELDIKMLWQSLTRTLQSCGIILWVTFGAATLIAVYNLSGGQRYVTGMITGLDVAPVVTIMLMMAIFIILGLFMDWIGILLLTIPIFVPIVVQLGYDPIWFGVLFSLTMQVAFLSPPFGPAAFYLKSVAPPEITLQTIFASLWPFMLIQIAFLVVMLAFPNVALWLPEILK; encoded by the coding sequence GTGTCGATTGAACTTGTCTCCATCATTCTTGTCGGGGGCGTGTTCCTGCTGATGGCAATTGGCGTTCCGCTGTCATTCGCCGCAGGGTCACTGGCCGTCCTTGTCAGTTATTTCAAATTCGGCCCCAATGTCATCGCGCTCGCCCATAAAACCATTTACGGGCTGGCAACGGAATATTCCCTGCTGTCGGTGCCATTATTCATTCTGATGGCGACCCTGCTGGAACGTTCCAGCCTGGCCCAGGACCTTTATGACGCGCTGTTCAAGATATTTGGTCATCTCAAAGGCGGTGTTGCCACCGTCACCCTGATCATTTCGGTCTTTATGGCCGCCATCAGCGGCATTATCGGCGGGGAAATTGTCCTGCTCGGTCTGATTGCATTGCCGCAAATGATGCGCCTGCAATATGACCGCAAACTCTCGATTGGCATCATTTGTGCCGGCGGCTCGCTTGGTACGATGGTCCCGCCCTCAATCGTGCTGATCATCTATGGCCTAACGGCCGATGTCTCGGTGCAGAAACTGTTTCTGGCCTCTTTCATTCCCGGCTTTGCGCTGGCAAGTGCCTATTTTGCCTATATCTTTATCCGTTGCACGCTCAATCCCAATCTGACCCCCAAACCAGCTGAAAAAACCGCCCCGTTCTCCCGCCGGGATTTCCTGCGTGGCATTCTGCCTTTGTTTGCGCTGATCATGATTGTGTTTGGCTGTATTTACGGGGGCATTACCTCGATCACCGAGGCGGCCGGGATTGCCGTGGGCATGACGTTGGTCATCATTACGCTGCGCGGTGAGCTGGATATCAAAATGCTGTGGCAATCGCTGACGCGCACACTGCAATCCTGCGGGATCATTCTGTGGGTGACATTTGGTGCCGCCACCCTGATTGCGGTTTATAACCTGTCGGGCGGCCAGCGTTATGTCACCGGCATGATCACCGGGCTGGATGTGGCCCCGGTTGTAACCATCATGCTGATGATGGCGATCTTTATCATCCTGGGACTTTTCATGGACTGGATCGGCATTTTGCTGCTGACCATTCCCATCTTTGTCCCGATTGTCGTACAGCTTGGCTATGACCCGATCTGGTTCGGGGTCCTGTTCTCGCTGACCATGCAGGTTGCCTTCCTGTCGCCGCCTTTTGGGCCTGCCGCCTTTTATTTAAAAAGCGTCGCCCCGCCCGAAATCACCCTGCAAACGATATTTGCCTCGCTCTGGCCGTTCATGCTGATTCAGATCGCCTTCCTGGTGGTGATGCTGGCCTTCCCGAACGTCGCGCTCTGGCTGCCTGAAATTCTCAAATAA
- a CDS encoding TRAP transporter small permease subunit: protein MQATPKSVYSFQFIVALFSILLLVIVGVTFYEVVARYIFKSPTIWANELALWLSAIVFLAAGLYAMQRQQHLRITVLYDASPSWLQRIFDLITLICTLTFCLGVAWFGAPSSWNALINWEPYGSAWNPPIPATVKPAIVITAALMAIYAVIHCVKKFLGSQPANAETVAEDNRVD, encoded by the coding sequence ATGCAAGCAACCCCCAAAAGTGTGTACAGCTTCCAATTCATTGTCGCACTGTTTTCAATTCTTCTATTGGTCATTGTCGGCGTGACTTTCTACGAGGTCGTCGCCCGGTATATCTTCAAATCGCCCACCATCTGGGCAAACGAACTCGCCTTGTGGCTTTCGGCCATCGTGTTTTTGGCAGCCGGTCTTTATGCCATGCAGCGCCAACAGCATTTGCGCATCACCGTGCTCTACGATGCCTCGCCTTCCTGGTTACAAAGAATATTCGATCTCATCACGCTGATCTGCACCCTGACCTTTTGTCTGGGCGTTGCGTGGTTTGGCGCACCCAGTTCCTGGAATGCCCTGATCAACTGGGAACCCTATGGGTCAGCCTGGAATCCGCCCATTCCGGCAACAGTCAAACCGGCCATTGTCATAACAGCCGCCCTGATGGCCATTTACGCCGTCATTCACTGCGTTAAAAAATTCCTTGGCTCCCAACCGGCAAATGCCGAGACCGTCGCGGAGGACAACCGTGTCGATTGA
- the dctP gene encoding TRAP transporter substrate-binding protein DctP encodes MKKLTKILATLTATSFMALSATHAFADETMQLQFQTHHAATSLQGKALLRFAELAKEYSNNTIQIEMHTSSSVVNASEAFEAASMGIIDGDATGAGYITGKNPAFQFYGDIMGGYSKPEQLLGWYADGGLKLANTLYEKYNMHLIGVFVATPEALSSTTPLKGIADLKGWKFRSPPGMESEIFEKLGAGPVVMPFGEVFTAMSAGTVSGADASTLAVNKGLGLYDIAKYATYPGFHSMPIEHITVNLDKWKAMSDAQHAALEKAIATIDPEVIKESTEADQKAAAELTKQGIVLEDWSTEDRKKFREAARKVWAEWATRSPEAKEAYDSHVAYMKKIGILD; translated from the coding sequence ATGAAAAAACTAACAAAAATTCTGGCCACACTGACAGCAACAAGTTTCATGGCCTTATCGGCAACCCATGCTTTCGCAGATGAAACCATGCAGTTGCAATTCCAGACCCATCATGCCGCCACATCCTTGCAGGGCAAGGCCCTGTTGCGCTTTGCAGAACTGGCAAAGGAATATTCCAACAATACCATCCAGATCGAAATGCACACCAGCTCGTCGGTTGTGAATGCCAGCGAAGCATTTGAAGCCGCAAGCATGGGCATCATTGACGGGGATGCGACCGGAGCGGGTTACATCACGGGCAAGAACCCCGCCTTTCAGTTTTACGGCGACATCATGGGCGGATACAGCAAGCCCGAACAGCTTTTGGGCTGGTATGCCGATGGCGGCCTCAAGCTGGCAAATACACTTTACGAAAAATACAACATGCACCTGATCGGTGTTTTTGTAGCCACGCCAGAGGCCTTAAGCTCGACCACGCCGCTTAAGGGCATCGCGGACCTGAAGGGCTGGAAATTCCGTTCACCGCCCGGCATGGAATCTGAAATTTTTGAAAAACTGGGTGCGGGCCCGGTTGTGATGCCATTTGGCGAAGTGTTCACCGCCATGTCGGCGGGTACGGTTTCGGGGGCAGATGCCTCGACCCTTGCGGTAAACAAGGGACTGGGCCTGTATGACATTGCCAAATACGCGACCTATCCCGGTTTCCATTCGATGCCGATCGAACATATCACGGTCAATCTCGATAAATGGAAAGCCATGAGCGACGCACAGCACGCTGCATTGGAAAAAGCCATTGCCACCATTGACCCCGAAGTCATCAAGGAGTCAACCGAGGCCGACCAGAAAGCCGCTGCTGAACTGACCAAACAGGGCATCGTTCTTGAAGACTGGAGCACGGAAGACCGGAAAAAATTCCGCGAGGCCGCACGCAAAGTCTGGGCTGAATGGGCAACCAGAAGCCCCGAAGCCAAAGAAGCCTATGATTCCCATGTCGCTTACATGAAGAAAATCGGCATCCTCGACTGA
- a CDS encoding GntR family transcriptional regulator: protein MALKQEDKVFSGGGSDLGKAGAAGGKNLNEVAYNTLEELIVTCELQPGSFLRIQDLQTATGISRTPVHQAVTRLAADTLMIIQPRQGIQIAPIDLTRTHLLLRLRRDMERFVVSLASERASTSHRSQMRHLIGLLSRHRDDMTIVEFNEFDRRIDQIMLGACGEPFLEYTLRPLHTIFRRLGWIYHTQTDQGASLDLTIDSHLDVLNAVVGGQKDAALIASDRLIDFVDAMFPILEAGIAPSIFDVTQDFDPF, encoded by the coding sequence ATGGCGCTGAAACAGGAAGATAAGGTGTTTTCAGGCGGTGGTTCCGACCTTGGCAAGGCCGGTGCGGCAGGGGGCAAAAACCTGAACGAGGTTGCCTATAATACGCTTGAAGAACTCATCGTGACCTGTGAATTACAGCCGGGCAGTTTTTTGCGGATTCAGGATTTGCAAACTGCAACCGGCATTAGCCGAACGCCTGTGCACCAGGCCGTTACGCGCCTGGCCGCGGATACGCTGATGATCATTCAGCCGCGTCAGGGCATCCAGATTGCGCCGATTGATTTAACCCGCACCCATTTGTTGCTTCGTCTTCGACGCGATATGGAGCGATTCGTGGTTTCCCTGGCCAGCGAGCGTGCCAGTACGTCTCATAGAAGCCAGATGCGCCATTTGATCGGGCTTTTGTCACGGCACCGCGACGATATGACAATTGTGGAATTTAACGAATTTGACCGGCGTATTGACCAGATCATGCTCGGGGCCTGCGGCGAGCCTTTCCTGGAATATACCCTGCGTCCGTTACATACGATTTTCCGCCGTCTTGGCTGGATCTATCATACCCAGACTGATCAAGGGGCGTCTTTGGATCTGACGATAGACAGTCACCTTGACGTGCTAAATGCGGTTGTTGGCGGGCAAAAGGATGCGGCGTTAATCGCGTCTGACAGGTTGATTGATTTTGTCGATGCCATGTTCCCCATTCTTGAAGCCGGCATTGCGCCCAGCATCTTTGATGTTACACAGGACTTCGACCCGTTCTGA
- a CDS encoding 2-hydroxyacid dehydrogenase, with translation MKVVFHGANASTFYPGFAELLDDQHDLILLDDALTDPADQQAYENADVIIGIKFNGDMPKPAKLKLYQVPGAGYDGIATAELSEDTHLCNCFGHEIAIAEYAMAALLSRHVPLADADQRLRKGDWKYWAGGPSGVRTELGDTTIGILGYGHIGKEIARRAKGFGMTVHAANRSEINDPAVVDQCYALRDFGKMLPHVDVVVNTLPLATGTVGLIDAGAFAHMQAHAVFMNVGRGGVVDEDALYTALKNNQIAHAFIDTWYIYPNAPTAVTQPSKHPFSDLANITMTPHMSGWTHGTIERRKKAMANNINLIAQGQVPINLIAK, from the coding sequence GTGAAAGTTGTTTTTCATGGCGCGAATGCGTCCACTTTCTACCCCGGCTTTGCTGAGCTGCTGGATGATCAACATGATCTGATCCTGTTGGATGATGCTCTGACAGACCCGGCAGATCAGCAGGCCTATGAGAATGCCGATGTTATTATTGGCATCAAATTCAACGGCGACATGCCCAAACCGGCCAAGCTGAAGCTTTATCAGGTACCCGGTGCCGGATATGACGGGATCGCGACGGCGGAGCTATCGGAAGATACCCATCTTTGTAACTGTTTTGGTCATGAAATCGCGATTGCGGAATATGCAATGGCCGCCTTGTTGTCGCGCCATGTGCCGCTTGCCGATGCCGACCAGCGTTTGCGCAAGGGGGACTGGAAATATTGGGCCGGTGGACCGTCTGGCGTTAGAACGGAGCTTGGTGACACCACGATTGGCATTCTTGGTTACGGGCATATCGGCAAAGAAATTGCCCGGCGCGCCAAGGGCTTTGGCATGACGGTGCATGCGGCCAACCGTTCAGAAATTAATGACCCGGCGGTGGTTGATCAGTGTTATGCACTGCGCGACTTTGGCAAAATGCTGCCGCATGTGGATGTTGTGGTAAATACCTTGCCATTGGCAACAGGTACGGTTGGGCTGATTGACGCCGGTGCCTTTGCACATATGCAGGCACATGCTGTTTTCATGAATGTTGGCCGGGGCGGCGTTGTTGACGAAGATGCCCTGTATACGGCCCTGAAAAATAACCAGATCGCACATGCTTTTATCGATACCTGGTATATCTACCCCAATGCGCCAACGGCTGTTACCCAGCCGTCGAAACATCCTTTTTCGGATCTCGCGAATATTACCATGACGCCGCATATGTCGGGCTGGACGCACGGCACGATTGAACGCCGTAAAAAGGCGATGGCAAACAATATCAACCTGATTGCCCAAGGGCAGGTGCCGATTAATCTGATTGCCAAATAA
- the nikA gene encoding nickel ABC transporter substrate-binding protein: MWDRIARRVCLFCSVLAVSMVGVQPGFAGPVLNFSWPQNVGPLNPHLYSPNQMFAQNMVYEPLVKYRADGTVGPWLAQSWQVSDDGRSYHFRLRQDVTFSNGEAFDAVAVVANFDAVLANRARHAWLELANQIVDVTASDAYDVTLTLKDPYYPVLQELALPRPFRFIAPSQFIDGGTKNGIKQPIGTGPWILHETRLGEDDVFVRNDHYWGPKPSYQQITVKVIPDPNSRAVAFETGQIDLIYGTDGPISPDTFERFRTSGRYFAELSAPFESQMLALNTNRGPTRDRAVRLAINHAVNKDLIIDKVLYGTQKRADTLFAPNVPYADIGLKPYEFDPKQASALLDQGGWVLPEGGKIRIKDGKPLQIDLSFVGTDAVAKSIAEIVQADLRKVGIDVALIGEEESSIYARQRDGRFGMIFNRTWGAPYDPHAFVSSMRVPSHADYQAQLGLPDKAKIDAEISQVLIETDAQKRRALYRDILTRLHDEAVYLPLTYVTAVAVAKPELGHIPFGAMASEIPFEKLVPAAP; the protein is encoded by the coding sequence ATGTGGGATCGTATCGCAAGACGGGTCTGTCTGTTCTGTTCGGTGCTTGCCGTTTCGATGGTGGGGGTACAGCCGGGTTTTGCCGGGCCAGTCCTGAATTTTTCCTGGCCGCAAAATGTGGGGCCGCTGAACCCGCATCTTTATTCGCCCAATCAGATGTTCGCCCAAAACATGGTCTACGAACCATTGGTAAAATATCGTGCCGATGGAACGGTGGGCCCGTGGCTGGCGCAAAGCTGGCAGGTATCGGATGATGGCCGTTCCTATCATTTCAGGCTGCGCCAGGATGTCACCTTCTCGAATGGGGAGGCGTTTGATGCGGTAGCCGTGGTTGCTAATTTTGACGCTGTGCTGGCCAATCGCGCGCGCCATGCGTGGCTGGAGCTGGCCAACCAGATTGTCGATGTCACCGCTAGTGACGCATATGACGTTACCCTGACTTTAAAGGACCCGTATTATCCGGTCTTGCAGGAACTGGCCTTGCCGCGTCCGTTTCGCTTCATTGCCCCGTCGCAATTCATTGATGGTGGCACGAAGAACGGTATCAAACAGCCGATAGGTACCGGGCCGTGGATATTGCACGAAACCCGTTTGGGGGAGGACGATGTTTTTGTCCGTAATGACCATTATTGGGGCCCAAAGCCATCGTATCAACAAATCACGGTCAAGGTTATTCCTGATCCAAATAGCCGGGCGGTTGCCTTTGAAACCGGTCAGATCGACCTGATTTACGGTACGGATGGCCCGATTTCGCCCGATACCTTTGAACGGTTTCGCACATCAGGGCGCTACTTTGCCGAATTATCCGCCCCGTTTGAAAGCCAGATGCTGGCACTAAACACCAACCGTGGACCAACCCGCGACCGGGCGGTGCGCCTTGCCATTAATCATGCGGTGAACAAGGATTTGATCATCGACAAGGTTCTGTATGGCACGCAGAAACGGGCCGATACCCTGTTTGCCCCCAATGTGCCTTATGCCGATATTGGCTTGAAACCTTATGAATTCGATCCCAAGCAGGCTTCGGCGTTGCTGGACCAGGGCGGCTGGGTCCTGCCTGAAGGTGGGAAAATCCGGATCAAGGATGGCAAGCCGCTTCAGATTGATCTGTCCTTTGTCGGTACCGATGCGGTTGCCAAATCCATTGCCGAAATTGTGCAGGCGGATTTGCGCAAGGTCGGCATTGATGTTGCCTTGATTGGCGAGGAAGAAAGCAGCATCTATGCCCGCCAGCGTGATGGCCGGTTTGGCATGATCTTTAACCGCACATGGGGCGCACCCTATGATCCACATGCCTTTGTCAGTTCCATGCGTGTGCCTTCCCATGCCGATTATCAGGCCCAGCTTGGCCTGCCGGACAAGGCAAAGATTGATGCCGAAATTTCGCAGGTTTTGATCGAGACGGACGCGCAAAAACGCCGTGCGCTGTATCGCGATATTTTAACGCGCCTGCATGACGAAGCGGTTTATTTGCCACTGACCTATGTGACGGCGGTGGCTGTTGCCAAACCGGAACTGGGCCACATCCCTTTCGGGGCGATGGCCAGCGAAATTCCCTTTGAAAAACTGGTTCCCGCCGCGCCATGA
- the nikB gene encoding nickel ABC transporter permease subunit NikB: protein MTMIRFTLKRLLFLIPMLFVASVAIFLMLRLGPSDPAMDYLRLSRVPPTPQALENARQMLGLDLPITVQYFTWLGNALHLDFGVSYALQRPVLADILHYLPATLELAGVALLLTLAVSIPLGMWAARHRDGLPDQFVRLVAFLGVSMPNFWLGFLLVWLLSIELGWLPPMGRGSASQLIMPALAIAFMSLSINARLLRASMLEVAGQRHVYYARLRGLGAGRVERSHILRNALLPIVTATGMHVGELIGGTLIIESIFGWPGVGRYAVSAIFNRDYPVIQCFTLMMLLVFVLCNLMVDIVYAWLDPRIRLGVEEKA, encoded by the coding sequence ATGACAATGATTCGTTTTACCCTCAAGCGCCTTTTGTTTTTGATTCCGATGCTGTTTGTGGCTTCGGTGGCGATCTTTTTGATGTTGCGTTTGGGACCAAGCGACCCGGCGATGGATTATCTGCGCTTATCCCGCGTGCCGCCAACGCCCCAGGCGCTGGAAAATGCGCGGCAGATGCTGGGCCTCGATTTGCCAATTACGGTTCAGTATTTTACCTGGCTGGGTAATGCCCTGCATCTTGATTTCGGCGTATCCTATGCACTTCAGCGCCCGGTTTTGGCTGATATTCTGCATTACCTGCCCGCAACCCTGGAGCTTGCCGGTGTCGCGCTGCTGTTAACGCTGGCGGTGTCGATCCCGCTTGGCATGTGGGCGGCGCGCCATCGCGATGGTCTGCCCGATCAGTTTGTGCGGCTGGTGGCGTTTTTGGGGGTATCGATGCCAAATTTCTGGCTTGGCTTCCTGCTGGTATGGTTACTGTCCATCGAACTGGGCTGGTTGCCGCCAATGGGGCGCGGTAGCGCCAGCCAATTGATCATGCCTGCCCTTGCGATTGCCTTTATGTCCCTGTCCATCAATGCCCGGCTGTTGCGGGCCAGCATGCTCGAAGTGGCGGGGCAGCGGCATGTTTATTATGCGCGCCTGCGCGGGCTGGGCGCGGGACGTGTTGAACGGTCGCACATATTGCGCAACGCCCTTTTGCCGATTGTGACGGCAACCGGCATGCATGTAGGCGAATTGATTGGTGGCACCCTGATTATTGAAAGCATTTTTGGCTGGCCGGGTGTGGGCCGTTATGCTGTTTCGGCGATTTTCAATCGCGATTATCCGGTGATTCAGTGCTTTACCCTGATGATGCTGCTGGTGTTCGTTCTATGCAACCTGATGGTTGATATTGTGTATGCGTGGCTTGATCCCCGGATCCGTCTGGGTGTGGAGGAAAAGGCATGA
- the nikC gene encoding nickel ABC transporter permease subunit NikC produces MISIAQQRNRTLAATFTFLGNASGLVKVSAFLVLALAVLAVFGPWIMPFDPNEVDLTNRLLAPDAAHWLGTDHLGRDILSRLMAGTRVSLGSVAISLVVIMTLGILVGGAAGFLGGRADQLIMRVTDIFMTFPTLVLSLFMIGMLGTGLVNVIVAIALSHWAWYARIVRSIVMSLRHREYILASRLAGAGRVRIFIEHLLPATLSQLLVLATLDIGHIMLHVAGLSFLGLGVMPPTPEWGVMINDARQFIWTQPLLMLWPGLALFASVMAFNVIGDAVRDRLDPHLREEHIH; encoded by the coding sequence ATGATCAGCATCGCACAACAACGTAACCGCACGCTGGCGGCAACATTCACCTTTTTGGGCAATGCAAGCGGGCTGGTCAAGGTTTCGGCTTTTCTGGTGCTGGCCCTGGCGGTGCTGGCGGTATTTGGTCCCTGGATCATGCCGTTTGATCCCAACGAGGTTGATTTAACCAATCGCTTGCTGGCACCGGATGCGGCGCATTGGCTGGGTACGGATCATCTTGGCCGCGATATTTTATCACGCCTGATGGCTGGAACGCGGGTATCGCTGGGCTCGGTCGCAATCTCTCTTGTCGTGATCATGACGCTGGGCATTCTGGTGGGTGGGGCCGCGGGTTTTCTGGGTGGGCGTGCGGATCAGTTGATCATGCGTGTGACCGACATTTTTATGACTTTTCCCACCCTGGTGCTGTCCCTGTTCATGATTGGCATGTTGGGAACCGGGCTTGTCAATGTGATTGTCGCAATCGCCCTGTCGCACTGGGCCTGGTATGCGCGCATCGTGCGCAGCATCGTCATGTCGCTGCGGCATCGGGAATATATTCTGGCCTCCCGGCTGGCCGGCGCGGGGCGGGTTCGGATTTTCATCGAACATCTTTTGCCCGCCACCCTGTCGCAGTTGCTGGTGCTGGCAACGCTGGATATCGGGCATATTATGTTGCATGTGGCGGGGCTGTCGTTTTTGGGGCTGGGCGTGATGCCCCCCACGCCGGAATGGGGGGTGATGATCAACGATGCCCGGCAATTCATCTGGACCCAGCCGCTTTTGATGCTCTGGCCCGGCCTGGCCCTGTTTGCAAGCGTCATGGCGTTTAACGTTATTGGTGATGCGGTGCGGGACCGGCTTGATCCCCACCTGCGCGAGGAGCATATCCATTGA